One genomic window of Misgurnus anguillicaudatus chromosome 12, ASM2758022v2, whole genome shotgun sequence includes the following:
- the ovca2 gene encoding esterase OVCA2: MSKAATPLRILCIHGYRQNGNSFREKTGALRKLLKKQVELVYISAPHQVPAIQNETNQEPERTGGSDEDQRGWWFSNVQARSFNANEECESSLGLEESVDTVRTAVKELGSFDGILGFSQGAALVAMVCALQEQKLEPDFNFRFAILVAGFRSACKQHQRFYEGPAITIPSLHVFGQDDRVIPEKMSQDLLPTFDGAQVLVHPGGHFVPAASSHRQTYQDFLKKFQ; encoded by the exons ATGTCTAAAGCTGCGACTCCTCTCCGCATTCTTTGCATTCACGGTTATCGACAGAATGGAAACTCGTTCCGAGAGAAAACAGGAGCTTTACGCAAACTCTTAAAAAAACAAGTGGAGTTGGTGTACATTAGTGCACCACACCAAGTTCCAGCCATTCAAAATGAAA CCAATCAGGAGCCAGAGAGGACTGGTGGTAGTGATGAGGACCAGAGGGGCTGGTGGTTCTCCAATGTTCAGGCACGCAGTTTCAATGCAAATGAGGAATGTGAGAGCAGTCTGGGTCTGGAAGAGAGTGTGGATACTGTAAGGACTGCAGTGAAGGAACTTGGTTCCTTTGATGGCATCCTGGGCTTTAGTCAGGGCGCCGCCCTGGTGGCCATGGTGTGTGCCTTGCAGGAGCAGAAATTAGAGCCTGATTTTAATTTCCGCTTTGCCATCCTGGTTGCCGGATTCCGCAGCGCTTGTAAACAGCATCAGCGGTTCTACGAGGGGCCGGCAATCACGATTCCCTCCCTGCACGTGTTTGGACAGGATGATCGAGTAATTCCAGAGAAGATGAGTCAGGATCTACTGCCAACATTTGATGGAGCTCAAGTCCTTGTTCATCCTGGCGGACACTTTGTTCCTGCGGCATCATCGCATAGGCAGACTTACCAGGACTTTCTTAAAAAGTTTCAATGA